The sequence below is a genomic window from Cedecea neteri.
ACGGGTATGACCTGGTAGCCGTAGGCCGTGCCTGCATCGCCTACCCGGACTGGACGGCCCGCATTGCCAACGGCGAAGTGCTGGATCTGTTTATCGACAGCACCAAACGCGAAGAACTGACCATCCCTGAGCCGCTGTGGCGCTTCTCACTGGTCGAGGCGATGATCCGCGACATGAGCATGGGCGGTGCCTCTAAATTTAAACCGGGGATCTTCGAAGAAACCGTCAGCGACGACGTCAACCAACTGGTGATTAACGTCAGCCTCGATAGCGACCGGATCGCCGATATCGCGCTGGCTGCTGGCCCGCAGGACGACGTGGAATTCACCACTAACTTCGAAGAAATTCGTACCCGCATCCTGACCGCCAACTCGCCGTTTGTGGATGCCATTTCCGGCGCGACTTCCCAGAGCGAAGCGGTGAAAAAAGCCGTTTCTAAAGCGATGGTGAAATCCAGCAAACAGCAGGCGTTTGAAGAAAGCGGCGGCGTTAGCGCCCCGCAGAGCTACGACGTGGTTGTGGTCGGCAGCGGCGGTGCTGGTCTGGCGGCGGCGATTCAGGCGCATGACGAAGGTGCCAGCGTGCTGATCGTTGAGAAAATGCCGTCCATCGGCGGGAACACCGTCAAGGCATCTGCCGGGATGAACGCGGCGGAAACCCGCTTCCAGCGCGTAAAAGGCATTTTCGACAGCAAAGAGCTGTTCTATGCCGAAACCCTGAAAGGTGGCTACAACAAAAACAACCCAGAGCTGCTGCACCGCTTTGTGGAAAACGCCCCGCAGGCCATTGAGTGGCTGGCGGATCGCGGCATCATGCTGAACGACATCACCACCACCGGCGGGATGAGCATTGACCGTACCCACCGCCCACGCGACGGATCTGCGGTCGGCGGCTACCTGATCAGCGGCCTGCTGCGTAACATCAACAAACGCAGTATCGACGTGCTGATGGAGACTGCAGTAACGGAAATCCTGTTTGACCAGGGCGCGGTGAGCGGCGTGGCGCTGCTGACGGATGAAAACGAAGCGCTGACCATCCACGCGAAAAGCGTGATCGTGGCGACCGGAGGCTTCAGCGCCAACAGCTCGATGGTGGTGAAATACCGCCCGGATCTGGAAGGCTTTGTCACCACTAACCACAAAGGCGCCACGGGCGGCGGCATCGCGCTGCTGGAAAAACTGGGCGCAGGCACAGTGGATATGGGCGAAATTCAGATTCACCCAACCGTGGAGCAAACCACTTCGTACCTGATTTCCGAGTCCATTCGCGGCGGCGGTGCCATCCTTGTGAATCAAAAAGGCAGCCGCTTCTTCAACGAAATGGAAACCCGCGATAAAGTGTCGGCGCAGATTATCGCGCTGCCGGAGAAATACGCTTACATCGTGTTCGACGAGAACGTTCGCACCAAAAACAAAGCGGCGGATGAGTACATCGCCAAAGGCTTTGTGGTCAGCGCCGAAGGGCCTCGCGAACTGGCGGAGAAACTGGGGATGGATTACCACACCTTCCTCGCCACGCTTGAGCGTTACAACGGCTTCGTGGAAAATCAGTACGACGAAGATTTTGGCCGTAAAACCGCGCTGCGTAACCCGATTAAAGATGGCCCGTTCCACGCCATCCGCATCGCCCCAGGGGTGCACCACACCATGGGCGGCGTGACCATCAACGCCGAAACCGAAGTGCTGGATAAACAGCATCAGGTTATCCCAGGCGCGTTCGCGGCGGGTGAAGTGGCCGGGGGGATTCACGGCGGCAACCGCATCGGCGGTAACGCGGTGGCGGATATCATTGTCTTTGGTACCCTGGCGGGCCATCAGGCGGCAAGCTGGGCAAAACGCTAAGCCCAACTGCGCTCCGGCCTTTGCCGGGGCGCAACCTTTTCAGCAAAAGGAGCCCGCTATGTCACAACCCGAAGGTGTTTATGGCTACTCCGCCGTTTTAATGGGCTCGCCCATTCTCCTCAAGCTGTTCGAACCCAACGAAACCCTCGCCTCTCAGGTATTCCGCCTGATCAAACAATACGAAGATCTGCTCACCGTGAACCGGGCTGAATCCCAGGTGATGAGCATTAATCACGCCGCGGGCAAGCATCCGGTTACCGTCAGCCGCCCGGTGTTTGAGCTGATCAAATGCGCCAAAGCCGCCAGCCAGTTTCCCGACAGTATTTTTAATCTCGCCATTGGCCCGCTGGTGAAGCGCTGGAAGATTGGTTTCAAGGGCGACAGCGTCCCCCCGGCAGAAGACATTGCCGCGCTGCTGCCGCGTACGCAGACGCATCAGGTAGTTCTGGACGAAGCCGAAGGCAGCGTTTATCTGGCACATAGCGGGATGGAGATCGACCTGGGCGCGATAGCCAAGGGCTATATTGCCGACCGGGTACGCGACTTCCTGCAGCGGCAGGGGGTGAAACAGGGGTTGATTAACCTCGGCGGCAACGTGCAGACGCTGGGCTCGCCGGAAGGCGGCTGGTCCATCGGGCTGAAAAAGCCGTTCAGCGGCCCGGAAGAGATGCTGGGCGTGATCGAGGTGGCGAACAAATCGGTGGTGACGTCCGGCGTTTACGAGCGCTATTTCGAGCTGGACGGCAAACGTTATCACCATATTCTCGACCCGCGTACGGGCTACCCGCTGGATAACGAGCTGGATAGCGTGACGATCGTCTCGACTGATTCGCTGGACGGGGACATCTGGACGACGTTGATTTACGGGATGGGCATAGAAAAGGGCTGTGCCGTGCTGGCGAATCGCCCCGATATCGAGGCGATTTTTGTCACCAAACAGCGAGAGATAATCCTCTCTTCTGCCAGCCAGTTTCGCTTTACGTTACTGGATGACAGCTACCAATTGATTACTGGCAGTACTGCTTGAGCAGGCCAAGCTGTTCGGCCTGCAGGCGATAGCGGTACACCGGGCGGCCGGTCATGCCGTAATGAATGCTGGTAAACAGAATATTAATCTGCGCCAGCCAGATCAGATACTTACGGCAAGACACGCGAGAGATATTCACCGCCGCCGCCAGTTCGTCGGTGGAGAACTCCTCCGTCGGGTGAGTGTCGATCCACTGGCAAATGGTGCGCAGCGTTTGCGGCGTCAGCCCCTTCGGCAGGCGCTTGGCGTCCGCTACCACCGGCGAGCCACCGTGCAGCAGTCGGTCAACGTCCGCCTGCTCGTAATATTTGTGGGTGCCCATCAGGTTTTTCTTTTCGCGCCAGTTGGTTAACGCTTCTTCAAAGCGCGGGAACTGGAACGGTTTGATCAGGTAATCCACCACGCCGTAGTGCATCGACTTCTGGATAGTCGCCGCGTCCGCCGCCGAGGAGATAACGATCACATCGATGGTTTTTCCCGCTTCACGCAGCGTCGGCAGCAGATCCAGGCCGTTGTCCTGCTGCATATACACATCCAGCAGGATCAGATCTATTTTTAACTCCGGGTTGCTGACCATCTCCCGCGCCTGTTTCAGCGTGGAGGCAGAACCGCAGCAGCTAAAGCCCGGGATTTGGCTGACGTAGGCGCGGTTAAGCTCCGCGACCATCGCATCATCATCAACAATTAAGACATTAATCACGCATTGTTCCTTTCACTATCCCAGGGTAACTGCACAAAGAATTGGGTGAAGACGCCGGGTTCTGACTCCACCTGAATACTGCCGCCAAGGCGCTCAAGCTGCTGCCTGGCAAGGAACAGCCCCACGCCACGCTGCTCGCCTTTGGTGGAGTAGCCTTTGTCAAAAATAGACTGAATGTGGTCCGAGTCGATACCCGGCCCGTCGTCGCTGACTTCAACGCTTAACACGCCGTTCTGGTAGTGGAGCAACACGCCCACTTCCCCATCAGGCTGGTCGCCCATCGCGTCCAGCGCGTTTTCTATCAGGTTGCCCAGCGCGGTAATCAGCGCCATCACCTGAAGCTCGTTCGGGTTGTCCGGCAGTTGGCATTCATCGGCAAGCGCCAGATGATGGCCCGCTTCCCGCGCGCGGTTAATCTTGCCAATCAGGAACCCGGCAATCACCGGCGACTTAATTTTGCTCTGCAGCGTGCCAATTTCCGTCTGGTAATTGCTGGCGGTTTGCAGAATGTACTCTTCAAGCTTGTCGTAGTGTTTAAGCTGCAGCAGGCCAAGAATGACGTGCAGCTTATTCATAAATTCGTGCGAGCGCTCGCGCAGCGCGTCGACATAATTCACCATGCCGTCTACACGCTGGGTCAACAAATTGATTTCAGTCTTGTCGCGGAAGGTACTGATGGCGCCGATCACCTGATTATTTATACGAATTGGCACCGCATTACACAAGACCAGGCGGCCATAGCTGATGATTTGCCTGTCCTGAATCGGCGTGCCGGTGTGCAGCACTTCGCACAGCGTGGCCACCAGTGGCCCCGGCGGCACGGTTTTGCCGAGGCGGAAATCGTCCGGGGAGAGCAGCATTTTGCGCGCCGCGTGGTTGATGAGCGTTACCCGGCCTTCGCGGTCAACGGCGATAATGCCCTCTTTAACGGACTGCAGCATCGCCTGGCGCTGCTCGAACAGCGCGGAGATTTCATACGGCTCGAAGCCGAACAGAATGCGTTTCAGCACCCGCACCAGCACCCAGGTGCCGAGCGAGCCGAACAGGGCGCTGAACAACACCGTCCAGAGCACGCTCCAGCGGCTCTTGCTGATCTGCTCGTCTACCTTGCTCAGTGAAATGCCGATGGCGACCACGCCTATCTGCTTATGCTGCTCGTTATAGACCGGCGTAAAAACGCGCAGGGCTTCCGCCAGCACGCCGTGGTTGATCGACACATTCTCTTTGCCTTCCAGCGCCGGGAAAATGTCGTCGCCAATAAAATGCGAGCCAATATTGCCGGGTTTGGGGTGCGAGTAGCGAATGCCGTTCATGTCGGTAACTACCACGAACAGCAGGTCGTTACGCTCCTGCACGCGGGAAGCCACGGGCGGAATAATGTCTTTGCTGTGGGGCTGCGTCAGGCCGTATTTGATCGTCGGATCGTCGGCCAGGGTTCTCGCCACCGCCAGCGCGGTGTCTTTCAGGCCGCTGCGGGTGGCGTTGCTGATCTGGATAAAGTACAGCGCGTAAACCACAAGCAGCACCGAGCCGATAACGGCGCACAGCATCAGCGTCACCGAGGTGCTGAGTTTCATCGGGCGCTTGGCCGTCGTTTGCGGGGGCTTCGTGTCGCTCATGGTTGTTCCGGTCCGGGGCGCAAACGCTGATTATCGCCGATGGAACCGGATTGTAAAAGCCGTGTCAGAGATAGCGGCCAATATACCTCTGCGGGGAAACGCCCAGCTTTTTCCTGAACATAGCGATAAACGCGCTGCTGCTGGCGTAGCCGAGCGTGCTGGACAGATTGCTAATGGTGGTGCCGCGCGCGAGGTGGCAGACCGCTTCCACCAGGTGCATTTGCTGCCGCCATTCGGTAAAGCTGAGCTGCGTCTCTTCCCGGAACAGCCTCGCCAGGGTTCTTTCGCTCGCGCCCACCCGTTTGCCCCACCAGGCCAGGGTTTCCCGCTGGGAAAGATCGCTGCACAGCGCATCGCAAAGCTGGCGAATACGCCTGTCGTGGGGGAGGGTGATATGGCACAGGGCAATTTCCTGCAGGCGCAGCAGCTCATTGTGCAACAAGTCGTGCAATAGCTGGCTACGCTGAGTATCGGCGGGTTTTTCCAGGCCCGCGACGGTCAGGGACTGAAACAGTGGCGTGACGGCCAGGCTGCGGCTGTGGCGGCTGAACGCTGCAGAAGCCGCAGGCGTCATGTAGAGATTGTGGGTGACAACATTGCCGATGGCTTCCAGCCCGTGAGGCAGGCGTCCCGGCAGCCAAAGCGCGTGGCCGGGGGCAACCACCCAGACGTTTTGCTCGCTGCGGATCTTCGCCACGCCGCTGATCGGGTAAATCAGCTGGCCCTGTTCGTGGGCGTGAAACGGTTCCTGGCTTCCTGCGCTATAATGGAGTTCTCGTACTTCCAGAAACGCTTCCTGCGGACTCTGCTGTGTGAATTGCTTTATCATTTGTTGCCTGCCGTTCGTCCGATTCTCGCCATTTCATGATGCAGTAGCGCGTTAAGACAATCTCTGTCCGCTTTGCGATATCCCGTCAACCGATCGCGCTATTCTGCCACGGGTGCTCTTCTCTTTTAAAGGTGAATAATTATCATTTCGATCCTCTTCTTATAACATGATACGGTCGATATGAAACAGGGCGGATGGGTAAACGGG
It includes:
- a CDS encoding flavocytochrome c, which gives rise to MSTDKNMLSPFTLPNGTALKNRLLMAPMTTCTGYFDGTVTEELVEYYRVRAGSIGTIVVECCFIDDLGLAFPGAIGIDSDEKIAGLAKIASAIKAEGSRALLQIYHGGRMVDPKLIGGRTPVGPSALAAPRDGAATPRALTTEEVAGMVTKFGEAVRRAIQAGFDGVEIHGANTYLIQQFYSPNSNQRDDEWGGSRDNRAKFPLAVLDITHQMVRQYADDAFIIGYRFSPEELEVPGIRFDDTMYLLEKLAARGLDYLHFSLGYSLRPSINDTTDPTPLINKYCAMRSDVLAQIPVMGVGGIVNASDVETALEHGYDLVAVGRACIAYPDWTARIANGEVLDLFIDSTKREELTIPEPLWRFSLVEAMIRDMSMGGASKFKPGIFEETVSDDVNQLVINVSLDSDRIADIALAAGPQDDVEFTTNFEEIRTRILTANSPFVDAISGATSQSEAVKKAVSKAMVKSSKQQAFEESGGVSAPQSYDVVVVGSGGAGLAAAIQAHDEGASVLIVEKMPSIGGNTVKASAGMNAAETRFQRVKGIFDSKELFYAETLKGGYNKNNPELLHRFVENAPQAIEWLADRGIMLNDITTTGGMSIDRTHRPRDGSAVGGYLISGLLRNINKRSIDVLMETAVTEILFDQGAVSGVALLTDENEALTIHAKSVIVATGGFSANSSMVVKYRPDLEGFVTTNHKGATGGGIALLEKLGAGTVDMGEIQIHPTVEQTTSYLISESIRGGGAILVNQKGSRFFNEMETRDKVSAQIIALPEKYAYIVFDENVRTKNKAADEYIAKGFVVSAEGPRELAEKLGMDYHTFLATLERYNGFVENQYDEDFGRKTALRNPIKDGPFHAIRIAPGVHHTMGGVTINAETEVLDKQHQVIPGAFAAGEVAGGIHGGNRIGGNAVADIIVFGTLAGHQAASWAKR
- a CDS encoding FAD:protein FMN transferase, whose amino-acid sequence is MSQPEGVYGYSAVLMGSPILLKLFEPNETLASQVFRLIKQYEDLLTVNRAESQVMSINHAAGKHPVTVSRPVFELIKCAKAASQFPDSIFNLAIGPLVKRWKIGFKGDSVPPAEDIAALLPRTQTHQVVLDEAEGSVYLAHSGMEIDLGAIAKGYIADRVRDFLQRQGVKQGLINLGGNVQTLGSPEGGWSIGLKKPFSGPEEMLGVIEVANKSVVTSGVYERYFELDGKRYHHILDPRTGYPLDNELDSVTIVSTDSLDGDIWTTLIYGMGIEKGCAVLANRPDIEAIFVTKQREIILSSASQFRFTLLDDSYQLITGSTA
- the dcuR gene encoding two-component system response regulator DcuR: MINVLIVDDDAMVAELNRAYVSQIPGFSCCGSASTLKQAREMVSNPELKIDLILLDVYMQQDNGLDLLPTLREAGKTIDVIVISSAADAATIQKSMHYGVVDYLIKPFQFPRFEEALTNWREKKNLMGTHKYYEQADVDRLLHGGSPVVADAKRLPKGLTPQTLRTICQWIDTHPTEEFSTDELAAAVNISRVSCRKYLIWLAQINILFTSIHYGMTGRPVYRYRLQAEQLGLLKQYCQ
- a CDS encoding sensor histidine kinase, whose translation is MSDTKPPQTTAKRPMKLSTSVTLMLCAVIGSVLLVVYALYFIQISNATRSGLKDTALAVARTLADDPTIKYGLTQPHSKDIIPPVASRVQERNDLLFVVVTDMNGIRYSHPKPGNIGSHFIGDDIFPALEGKENVSINHGVLAEALRVFTPVYNEQHKQIGVVAIGISLSKVDEQISKSRWSVLWTVLFSALFGSLGTWVLVRVLKRILFGFEPYEISALFEQRQAMLQSVKEGIIAVDREGRVTLINHAARKMLLSPDDFRLGKTVPPGPLVATLCEVLHTGTPIQDRQIISYGRLVLCNAVPIRINNQVIGAISTFRDKTEINLLTQRVDGMVNYVDALRERSHEFMNKLHVILGLLQLKHYDKLEEYILQTASNYQTEIGTLQSKIKSPVIAGFLIGKINRAREAGHHLALADECQLPDNPNELQVMALITALGNLIENALDAMGDQPDGEVGVLLHYQNGVLSVEVSDDGPGIDSDHIQSIFDKGYSTKGEQRGVGLFLARQQLERLGGSIQVESEPGVFTQFFVQLPWDSERNNA
- a CDS encoding AraC family transcriptional regulator — its product is MIKQFTQQSPQEAFLEVRELHYSAGSQEPFHAHEQGQLIYPISGVAKIRSEQNVWVVAPGHALWLPGRLPHGLEAIGNVVTHNLYMTPAASAAFSRHSRSLAVTPLFQSLTVAGLEKPADTQRSQLLHDLLHNELLRLQEIALCHITLPHDRRIRQLCDALCSDLSQRETLAWWGKRVGASERTLARLFREETQLSFTEWRQQMHLVEAVCHLARGTTISNLSSTLGYASSSAFIAMFRKKLGVSPQRYIGRYL